One segment of Variovorax sp. V93 DNA contains the following:
- a CDS encoding IclR family transcriptional regulator, which translates to MPAARHPDPDFATTLQHGLQVLHCFTVGEPALGNKELSERTGLSKATISRLTYTLAARGLVVFDAHLRRYRLGSTALTIGYPLMASLRIRQVARGRMKQLADEVGGSVSLGMRDRTRMVYVETCRGHDLSAWRPDIGAAVPMLSTAMGRGWLAHAPPQVRDAVLAQIEASEPGQVRLYEADLVRAQADLQRKGFCVSRGAWRSDVQAVGVPIRIPQDGETLVLNCGVLTSRLGPRQLEQGVGPRLVALARSVEADLDAAA; encoded by the coding sequence ATGCCTGCCGCACGCCACCCCGACCCCGACTTCGCAACCACGCTGCAGCACGGCCTGCAGGTGCTGCACTGCTTCACCGTCGGCGAGCCCGCGCTCGGCAACAAGGAACTGTCGGAGCGCACCGGGCTGTCGAAGGCGACGATCTCGCGGCTGACCTACACGCTGGCGGCCCGCGGCCTGGTGGTCTTCGATGCGCACCTGCGGCGCTATCGCCTGGGCTCCACCGCCCTCACGATCGGCTATCCGCTGATGGCGAGCCTGCGCATCCGGCAAGTCGCGCGCGGCCGCATGAAGCAACTGGCCGACGAGGTGGGCGGCTCGGTGTCGCTGGGCATGCGCGACCGCACGCGGATGGTCTACGTCGAAACCTGCCGCGGCCACGACCTCAGCGCCTGGCGGCCCGACATCGGCGCGGCCGTGCCGATGCTGTCGACGGCGATGGGGCGCGGCTGGCTCGCGCACGCGCCGCCGCAGGTGCGCGACGCCGTGCTGGCGCAGATCGAGGCTTCGGAGCCCGGCCAGGTGCGGCTGTACGAAGCCGACCTGGTGCGGGCGCAGGCCGACCTCCAGCGCAAGGGCTTCTGCGTGTCGCGCGGCGCCTGGCGCAGCGACGTGCAGGCGGTCGGCGTGCCGATCCGCATTCCCCAGGACGGCGAAACGCTGGTGCTCAATTGCGGCGTTCTCACGTCGCGGCTCGGCCCGCGCCAGCTCGAGCAAGGCGTGGGCCCGCGCCTCGTCGCGCTCGCGCGCAGCGTGGAAGCCGACCTGGATGCCGCGGCATGA